In the Brachyhypopomus gauderio isolate BG-103 chromosome 4, BGAUD_0.2, whole genome shotgun sequence genome, one interval contains:
- the LOC143512771 gene encoding 4-galactosyl-N-acetylglucosaminide 3-alpha-L-fucosyltransferase 9-like: protein MPPKHFGLQYTLIAIVFLGGIITLWFGYLPTIMCPLHHDSYFQFTEKYNKTVFPQLDKPTLLLWFWPENYRFNLSDCKFFFDVDGCFLTDDRSLYSMADRVLIFHKAIELNLSNLPPSPRPLFQQWIWFHVESPTNTKRIPGLENLFNLTLSYRSDANIVVRNHLKVRKTPINKIVIPKKDKLLCWIVSNTDPQTGTAVRTGYYNQLKKYIKVHVFGKAVGWSLKYEDYYPVIASCKFYLAFENSIHKDYITEKINAPLAVGTVPIVLGPPRENYEKFFPASSFIHVNDFANAKSLAQYIITVNRDDQLYRSYFQWRKYMYAKRHLILQNHEFLKPICTACEYVGRHKEYNVAQDIYKWYFS, encoded by the coding sequence ATGCCACCCAAACATTTTGGCTTGCAGTACACTTTGATCGCCATTGTTTTCCTTGGAGGAATCATCACTCTGTGGTTTGGATATTTGCCGACCATAATGTGTCCACTCCACCATGACTCGTATTTCCAGTTTACTGAGAAATACAACAAAACTGTTTTTCCCCAGCTTGACAAGCCCACCCTCTTATTGTGGTTCTGGCCAGAAAACTACAGGTTCAACCTATCTGACTGCAAGTTTTTCTTCGATGTTGACGGCTGTTTCTTGACGGATGACAGATCTTTGTACAGCATGGCCGACAGGGTGCTCATTTTCCACAAGGCCATCGAGCTCAATTTGTCcaacctccctccctctccccgccCTCTTTTTCAGCAATGGATTTGGTTTCATGTTGAATCACCAACAAACACCAAGCGGATCCCAGGTCTGgagaacctcttcaatctcaCTCTCAGCTACAGGAGTGATGCCAATATTGTTGTTCGCAATCACTTGAAAGTCAGGAAAACCCCAATCAATAAGATTGTGATTCCAAAAAAAGACAAGCTTCTCTGCTGGATTGTGAGCAATACAGACCCACAAACTGGGACTGCGGTCAGGACAGGATATTACAACCAACTCAAAAAGTATATCAAAGTGCATGTGTTCGGAAAAGCCGTGGGGTGGTCCTTAAAATATGAAGACTACTATCCGGTCATTGCCAGCTGTAAATTCTACCTGGCATTTGAAAACTCCATCCACAAGGACTACATCACTGAGAAGATCAATGCTCCACTTGCAGTAGGAACAGTTCCTATAGTTTTGGGACCCCCACGAGAAAACTATGAGAAGTTTTTTCCAGCCAGTTCCTTCATTCACGTTAATGACTTTGCAAATGCGAAATCATTGGCCCAATATATAATCACTGTGAACAGAGATGATCAGCTTTATCGGAGCTACTTTCAGTGGAGGAAATACATGTACGCAAAACGGCATCTCATATTACAGAACCATGAGTTTTTAAAGCCAATCTGCACAGCATGTGAATATGTAGGAAGGCATAAGGAGTATAATGTTGCACAGGATATTTATAAATGGTACTtttcatga
- the ctu1 gene encoding cytoplasmic tRNA 2-thiolation protein 1, with protein MPVRCSSCARSRAVLKRPKTGHSLCRDCFFWAFEEETHQTIVSGRLFNRGETVAIGASGGKDSTVLAYVMKVLNERYDYGLNLLLLSVDEGITGYRDDSLETVKRNQQQYDLPLKIVSYEELYGWTMDAIVKQVGLKNNCTFCGVFRRQALDRGAIMLNVDKICTGHNADDVAETVLMNVLRGDVARLRRCTAISTDGGGGDGAVPRCKPLKYAYEKEIVLYAYFKKLDYFSTECVYSPNAYRGHARAFLKDLEAIRPSSIMDVIHSGENLSVKEGVKMPVQGTCSRCGYISSQALCKSCVLLEGLNRGLPKLGIGKHHRLHGKILAQQPLTPAEENKLKTLEF; from the exons ATGCCCGTCCGGTGTAGTAGCTGTGCGCGGAGTCGCGCTGTGCTTAAGCGGCCGAAGACTGGACACTCGTTGTGCAGAGACTGTTTCTTCTGGGCTTTTGAAGAAGAGACCCATCAGACGATCGTGTCTGGCCGCCTGTTTAATCGTGGTGAGACTGTGGCCATTGGAGCGTCCGGCGGGAAGGATTCCACAGTGCTGGCCTATGTGATGAAGGTGCTTAACGAGCGCTACGACTACGGGCTGAACCTATTGCTGCTGTCCGTGGATGAGGGTATTACGGGCTACCGCGACGACTCTTTGGAGACGGTGAAGAGAAACCAGCAGCAATACGACCTCCCTCTTAAGATTGTGTCTTATGAGGAACTCTACGGCTGGACTATGGATGCTATAGTGAAGCAAGTGGGCTTGAAGAACAACTGCACTTTTTGTGGAGTGTTTCGACGGCAGGCGCTTGACAGGGGAGCCATCATGCTGAATGTGGACAAGATTTGTACAG GTCACAACGCGGACGACGTTGCGGAGACGGTGTTGATGAACGTGCTGCGTGGCGACGTAGCCCGTCTGCGTCGCTGCACGGCCATCAGCACGGACGGCGGCGGGGGGGACGGTGCCGTGCCGCGATGCAAGCCCCTCAAGTATGCCTACGAGAAGGAGATCGTGCTCTACGCCTACTTCAAGAAGCTCGACTACTTCTCCACGGAGTGCGTGTACTCGCCCAACGCCTACCGCGGCCACGCTCGCGCCTTCCTCAAAGACCTGGAGGCGATCAGGCCCAGTTCCATCATGGACGTCATCCACTCCGGGGAGAACCTCTCGGTGAAGGAGGGCGTGAAGATGCCCGTCCAAGGGACGTGCTCGCGCTGCGGTTACATCTCCAGCCAGGCCCTGTGCAAGTCCTGTGTGCTCCTAGAGGGCCTGAACAGGGGCCTGCCCAAGCTCGGGATAGGCAAGCACCACCGGCTCCATGGCAAAATCTTGGCCCAGCAGCCTCTGACCCCAGCAGAGGAGAACAAGCTGAAGACCTTAGAGTTTTAA